CGCAGGAATGCCAAGCCACCCAAAATCAACCCAGCCAGGCCGGCGCCCAAGCCTAGCCATGCCGGCCAGGAAGATCCGGCGTCGTTCGCTTCAGTCACCTGTGCCGCATCAGCCTGGACGCCGTGCCCATCGCCCGCAACAGCTGCCGTAACGGTCACTTCCGGGGCAGGGGAATCCACGGAGTCATGATCGGCGCCCGCTGCAGGAATTTCCTTCCAGTCGGTCTGCCCTTTCTCGCACTTCTGCAGGGTGGGGAAATGCAGAGTGGTTCCAACGGTTTCGGGCAATTTTAGGGACAGCGTGAAGGTGTCGCGCTCGTGGTCTATCAACGGGGTCTTGGCCGTGTAGGTGATGGACCCGGTGCGCTCGCTGACCTTGCTGCCATTGGGCAACGTGATCGGGGTGTCCAACTTTTGCATGGATTTACTGATGGTCCAGTTGGGGTTCACGGTGGGGGTGGCATCGGTGAGCTCCTCCGGCAGGCTGATGGTGATTGCCGTGGTGGGTGAGCCGTCGCAACCGTGGCCTACAGCGAAAGTGACCAGCGAGTATGCCCCGGCCGCTGTCTCGGAGGGGGTGGCGGAGACGTGCGCGGACGCGGCACCCAAGCCGAGCATCATCATTCCGGCGGTGGCGCCTAGGGCAACGGTGGACTTGAGGGTACGGGAAAAACGCATGGTGAAACCTTTCGAACGCGCAGAAGCGCAAATTTACGGGAGATGGCCACCCCGCAATGAACTCGAAGGGTGGGAAGCGAAAAGTGCCACGGACGCAGGCGGGCCGCGTTGCGTATCAGGGGGAACGTTTCGCCAGGGAAGGCGCGGCAGCATGCGCGGGACAATAGTTGGGCGCGCAGTCTGTACGGGTAAATCCAGGACGACGTCGGCACGCCGGTACAGCGGTCGCAACCAGTTTGCGAGGGACCAAAGGACGGTCTCGCCGTAGGCAAGAATGAGGGCAGCAGCCAGTGTTGCGCCAACGTGTGCGGCCAGCATCCAGCCGGACATGTCCCCTGCATGGCCGATCTGCTCGAGGCCAGGGGGGCTCAGCGGTGGCGCCTGTGGCATCATGGCAGCCGCGTGCTCCTGCGCAGACATTCCATGGTGGCTCATGGCGTGCGACTCAGCTGAGCCACTTCCGGCAGCGGTGCCCGGCTTGAAGCTGTGGG
This genomic window from Arthrobacter sp. TMP15 contains:
- a CDS encoding YcnI family protein, with protein sequence MRFSRTLKSTVALGATAGMMMLGLGAASAHVSATPSETAAGAYSLVTFAVGHGCDGSPTTAITISLPEELTDATPTVNPNWTISKSMQKLDTPITLPNGSKVSERTGSITYTAKTPLIDHERDTFTLSLKLPETVGTTLHFPTLQKCEKGQTDWKEIPAAGADHDSVDSPAPEVTVTAAVAGDGHGVQADAAQVTEANDAGSSWPAWLGLGAGLAGLILGGLAFLRTTRKA